Proteins from a single region of Trichocoleus desertorum ATA4-8-CV12:
- a CDS encoding BMC domain-containing protein: MPAAVGVIQTLGFPGVLAAADAMVKAAAVTLVYYGLAERGEFLVAVRGPVSEVQQAVKAGIASAEQVFGAQVVSHYIIPNPPENVEQVLPIHYTEQDEPFRMF; encoded by the coding sequence ATGCCAGCGGCAGTTGGCGTTATTCAAACACTAGGGTTTCCAGGGGTGCTAGCAGCAGCCGATGCGATGGTCAAGGCAGCGGCAGTGACCTTGGTGTATTACGGTCTGGCCGAAAGAGGTGAGTTTCTAGTTGCTGTGCGGGGACCAGTCTCAGAAGTGCAACAAGCAGTAAAGGCTGGAATTGCATCGGCAGAGCAAGTATTTGGGGCTCAAGTAGTGAGCCATTACATTATTCCCAATCCTCCGGAGAATGTAGAACAGGTGCTCCCCATTCATTACACCGAGCAAGATGAGCCGTTCCGCATGTTTTAA
- a CDS encoding carbon dioxide-concentrating mechanism protein CcmK, translating into MPPQAGSSAQAIGSIETKGFPAVLAAADAMVKAGRVTLVGYIRAGSARFTVNVRGDVSEVKTAMAAGIEAVESVYGGALETWVIIPRPHENVEAVLPIGYTNEVQQYRDAVNRPIAPRS; encoded by the coding sequence ATGCCTCCACAGGCGGGTAGTTCAGCACAAGCTATTGGATCAATTGAGACGAAAGGCTTTCCAGCAGTACTGGCAGCAGCCGATGCCATGGTTAAAGCAGGTCGTGTCACATTAGTCGGTTATATTCGGGCTGGTAGCGCTCGTTTTACCGTTAATGTGCGGGGCGATGTGTCCGAAGTTAAAACTGCTATGGCAGCTGGTATTGAAGCAGTAGAAAGTGTTTATGGTGGTGCTTTGGAAACTTGGGTGATTATTCCTCGCCCTCACGAAAACGTGGAAGCAGTGCTACCCATCGGCTACACCAACGAAGTGCAACAGTACCGCGATGCCGTTAATCGCCCCATTGCGCCCCGGAGCTAA